Proteins from one Thioflavicoccus mobilis 8321 genomic window:
- a CDS encoding nucleotidyltransferase family protein, with translation MNRDQTLKLLVEHKADLARRFGVAELALFGSTVRGNERIDSDIDILVSFDGPATSQRYFGVQFYLEDLLGRPIDLVTRKALRRELAPHIEREAIRV, from the coding sequence GTGAACCGTGACCAAACGCTGAAGCTTCTAGTCGAACACAAGGCGGATCTGGCTCGACGCTTCGGTGTCGCCGAGCTGGCGCTCTTCGGGTCGACGGTGCGTGGTAATGAGCGAATAGACAGCGACATCGACATTCTGGTGTCCTTCGATGGGCCCGCGACATCGCAGCGCTACTTCGGCGTGCAGTTCTATCTCGAAGACCTACTCGGGCGCCCGATCGATCTGGTCACTCGCAAGGCGTTGCGCCGAGAGTTGGCTCCTCATATCGAGCGCGAGGCGATTCGTGTCTGA
- a CDS encoding NYN domain-containing protein translates to MRSALFVDFDNVYSGLRKLDASLADRFARTPQRWMSWLVEALELPQPATDGSRRRLLVRRCYLNPQVYQRFRPAFNLAGFEIVDCPSLTSEGKTSTDIHMVLDMVDLLLQETRYDEFVVFSADADFTPVLRKLRRWDRRTTVLAIGFPSAAYRASADLLIDQDEFVRNALGFHDEDEATGTEPAAAVAAKPTERALASAALVLAKKTVADATAPIALAKLASTILGTVEGMDASTWAGYGSFRGLVDSWDLAPLRVSWEGGGSIHDPRRHSAPSSLPGSSPNPTDELSIVVDLIRAEIAKASHPVLCSRIASLITAQHPNFANDWNGMGSFRKLVESVDLTPVRVDWSSGGGQVYDPRRHSLASESASKPNGHQVTRADWGTDRDLLPLVAQIHDVTGVPLLSPANYRTLFQLVAADLAAHAFDLKETGKRVRDATRTCGQPASRSDVNWILRSLLLQGHEFGSGENDAQSLSRKCIENIRSLCLRDQMVIDHEIDDALERWIAHGS, encoded by the coding sequence TTGAGAAGCGCACTTTTCGTCGATTTCGACAACGTCTACTCGGGGCTGCGCAAGCTCGATGCCTCGCTCGCCGACCGCTTTGCCAGGACGCCTCAGCGCTGGATGAGCTGGCTGGTCGAAGCGCTCGAGCTTCCCCAACCGGCGACCGATGGCTCGCGCCGGCGCCTGCTGGTTCGCCGCTGCTACCTCAACCCGCAGGTCTATCAGCGTTTTCGACCCGCGTTCAACCTCGCCGGATTCGAGATCGTCGACTGCCCCTCCCTGACCAGCGAGGGCAAGACGAGCACCGACATTCACATGGTGCTCGACATGGTCGATCTGCTGCTGCAGGAAACTCGTTACGACGAGTTCGTCGTCTTCTCGGCCGACGCGGATTTCACACCGGTATTGCGCAAGCTGCGGCGCTGGGATAGGCGCACCACCGTGCTGGCGATCGGGTTCCCCTCGGCGGCCTACCGTGCGTCTGCGGACCTCTTGATCGATCAGGACGAGTTCGTCCGGAACGCGCTCGGTTTCCACGATGAGGACGAGGCGACTGGCACCGAGCCCGCAGCCGCGGTCGCTGCCAAGCCCACCGAGCGTGCCCTCGCCTCGGCCGCGCTGGTGCTCGCGAAGAAAACTGTCGCTGACGCGACCGCTCCGATCGCCCTGGCGAAGCTTGCCTCGACGATCCTGGGCACGGTCGAGGGGATGGACGCCTCGACCTGGGCCGGCTACGGCAGTTTTCGAGGTCTCGTCGACTCCTGGGACCTTGCACCGTTGCGGGTGAGCTGGGAGGGAGGAGGCTCGATTCACGACCCGCGGCGTCACTCCGCACCCAGCAGTCTGCCCGGAAGCTCGCCTAATCCGACCGACGAGCTTTCGATTGTCGTCGATCTGATCCGGGCCGAGATCGCCAAAGCGAGCCACCCGGTTCTTTGCAGTCGGATTGCCAGTTTGATCACCGCCCAGCACCCGAACTTCGCGAACGACTGGAATGGGATGGGGAGCTTCCGGAAGCTCGTCGAGTCCGTGGATCTGACGCCGGTGCGAGTCGATTGGAGCAGCGGCGGCGGCCAAGTGTACGACCCGCGCCGACACTCCCTCGCGAGCGAAAGCGCCTCCAAACCCAATGGCCATCAGGTCACAAGAGCGGATTGGGGCACCGACCGCGACCTCCTTCCGCTGGTCGCGCAGATCCACGACGTGACCGGCGTTCCGCTCCTGAGCCCCGCCAATTACCGGACGTTGTTCCAGCTCGTTGCAGCCGATCTGGCAGCCCACGCTTTCGACCTGAAGGAGACAGGCAAACGAGTCCGCGACGCGACGCGGACCTGCGGTCAGCCCGCGAGTCGCAGCGACGTCAATTGGATCCTGCGTTCTCTGCTGCTGCAGGGTCACGAATTCGGATCGGGCGAAAACGATGCGCAGTCGCTGAGCCGCAAGTGCATCGAGAACATTCGGTCATTATGCCTGCGCGACCAAATGGTGATCGATCATGAAATTGACGACGCGCTCGAGCGCTGGATCGCCCACGGAAGCTGA
- a CDS encoding type II toxin-antitoxin system Phd/YefM family antitoxin, with protein sequence MSPRRVQQASRPDETGRWQLQEAKARFSEVVRRAVECGPQHVTVNGEERAVVLSTEDYVRLRGQPTGRALVDLMADSPLADVIFEHPKVKGPVRAVTL encoded by the coding sequence ATGAGCCCTCGCCGAGTTCAGCAAGCATCTCGCCCTGATGAGACAGGCCGCTGGCAGCTTCAGGAGGCCAAGGCCCGGTTCAGTGAAGTCGTTCGCCGGGCAGTCGAATGTGGACCCCAGCATGTGACCGTCAATGGGGAAGAACGAGCCGTCGTCCTCTCGACGGAGGATTATGTTCGTCTGCGGGGACAGCCCACTGGCCGCGCCTTGGTGGACCTGATGGCGGACTCGCCACTCGCCGATGTGATCTTCGAGCACCCGAAGGTCAAGGGGCCAGTTCGGGCCGTGACGCTATGA
- a CDS encoding HepT-like ribonuclease domain-containing protein, translating to MIAFAEKVFAYSKGLDQQEFVANSLVYDATLRNLELIGEAATHIPDDVRSANPQVPWRLIIATRNRLIHGYLGIDDDTVWSFIQDDLPALLKSLRGMRENLSSPGP from the coding sequence ATGATTGCATTTGCAGAGAAGGTATTCGCCTATTCGAAGGGGCTCGATCAGCAGGAATTCGTCGCCAACTCGCTCGTTTACGACGCCACGCTCCGCAACCTCGAGCTGATTGGCGAGGCCGCAACGCATATTCCCGACGATGTGCGCTCGGCCAATCCTCAAGTCCCTTGGCGCCTCATCATCGCGACAAGGAATCGGTTGATCCATGGATATCTGGGAATCGATGACGACACCGTCTGGAGCTTCATCCAAGACGATCTGCCGGCGCTGCTGAAGTCCTTGCGGGGCATGCGCGAGAATCTATCCTCGCCAGGCCCATGA
- a CDS encoding NADH-quinone oxidoreductase subunit B family protein has translation MLRILKQALGRGLVTEAPPSHAPDEIEALGIELRRTLAARLNGSLAIRHVDAGSCNGCELEIHALTNPYHDLERFGVHFVASPRHADALLVTGPVARHMETALRRTWRATPAPKLVIAAGDCACDGGEFGVSYACCGAVENVIPVDVKIPGCPPTPLDLLRGLLAATRTDGRAAAPVR, from the coding sequence ATGCTGCGCATCCTCAAGCAAGCACTCGGCCGCGGCCTCGTCACCGAGGCACCGCCGAGCCACGCGCCGGACGAGATCGAGGCGCTCGGCATCGAGCTGCGCCGCACCCTCGCCGCGCGCTTGAACGGCAGCCTCGCGATCCGCCACGTCGACGCCGGCTCGTGCAACGGCTGCGAGCTGGAGATCCACGCCCTGACCAACCCCTACCACGACCTGGAGCGCTTCGGGGTGCACTTCGTCGCCTCGCCACGCCACGCCGACGCGCTCCTCGTGACCGGTCCGGTGGCCCGCCACATGGAGACGGCGCTGCGCCGTACCTGGCGGGCGACGCCGGCCCCCAAGCTTGTCATCGCCGCCGGCGACTGCGCCTGCGACGGCGGCGAATTCGGCGTCTCCTACGCCTGCTGCGGCGCCGTCGAGAACGTGATCCCGGTCGACGTCAAGATCCCCGGCTGCCCGCCGACGCCGCTCGACCTGCTGCGCGGGCTGCTCGCGGCGACCCGCACCGACGGCCGCGCTGCCGCGCCCGTCCGCTGA
- a CDS encoding helix-turn-helix domain-containing protein has protein sequence MAKQYRSDAMAAIHETMEALQEVGAIDKQTMREFDEACLTPVEPLSPEAIRALREREHLSQPVFARYLNVSKNLVSDWERGVKRPGGPALRLLTVIEKKGIQAIA, from the coding sequence ATGGCGAAACAGTATCGTAGCGACGCGATGGCCGCGATCCACGAAACCATGGAGGCCCTACAGGAGGTGGGCGCCATCGACAAGCAGACCATGCGCGAGTTCGATGAGGCTTGTCTGACGCCGGTCGAGCCCCTGTCTCCCGAGGCCATCCGCGCCCTGCGCGAGCGCGAGCATCTCTCTCAGCCGGTCTTTGCCCGTTATCTCAACGTCAGCAAGAACTTGGTCTCGGACTGGGAGCGCGGCGTCAAGCGTCCCGGCGGGCCAGCGCTACGGCTGCTGACCGTCATCGAGAAAAAGGGGATTCAGGCAATCGCCTGA
- a CDS encoding PIN domain-containing protein, whose translation MAKKKKDEMDALLFIDTNILLDFYRDRKSDISMKFLEQIEACKDRLILGSQVEMEYKKNRQHVILESLGKFGAPDWGKLSAPALVAETQAAGMIDKHRKELVKQQKIVTEKIQNILEKPATQDEVYKVLQRVFKYSSPYNLNREDKKRFAIRRLARKRFFLGYPPRKKNDTSYGDAINWEWLVQCSIDSGKDVVIVTRDSDYGVVYKSKSYINDWLLQEFKQRVSQKRNLKLTASLSEGLKIVHAKVTKEMEEEEKAMLLDFLSNLRTLDDIEPEQDEL comes from the coding sequence GTGGCCAAGAAGAAAAAGGACGAAATGGACGCGCTATTGTTCATTGATACGAATATCCTGCTGGATTTCTATAGGGATAGAAAGTCTGACATAAGTATGAAATTCCTTGAGCAGATAGAAGCATGCAAAGATAGGCTCATTCTCGGATCTCAAGTTGAAATGGAATACAAGAAAAATAGGCAGCACGTAATCCTTGAAAGCTTGGGTAAATTTGGTGCCCCTGATTGGGGAAAGCTATCAGCGCCAGCGCTTGTTGCCGAAACACAGGCAGCAGGAATGATCGATAAGCATCGAAAAGAGCTGGTAAAGCAGCAAAAAATTGTCACAGAAAAAATCCAGAATATTCTAGAAAAGCCCGCTACTCAAGATGAGGTTTACAAAGTACTGCAGCGTGTTTTTAAGTACAGCAGCCCATACAACCTCAATCGTGAGGACAAAAAGAGGTTCGCAATTCGGAGGCTTGCCAGGAAAAGATTCTTTCTAGGCTATCCACCTAGAAAGAAGAACGATACGTCTTATGGTGATGCAATAAACTGGGAATGGCTCGTTCAGTGCTCTATAGACAGCGGAAAGGACGTAGTTATTGTTACTCGCGATAGCGATTATGGTGTTGTTTATAAGAGTAAGTCCTACATAAACGACTGGCTATTACAGGAATTTAAGCAGCGCGTCAGTCAAAAAAGAAATCTTAAATTAACGGCCAGCCTTTCAGAGGGTTTGAAAATTGTGCATGCAAAAGTAACCAAAGAAATGGAAGAGGAGGAAAAAGCGATGTTGTTGGATTTTTTGTCGAACCTGAGAACATTAGATGATATTGAGCCAGAGCAAGACGAACTTTAA
- a CDS encoding DEAD/DEAH box helicase has protein sequence MDIRSLARRGNHCTCPDFATNQLGTCKHIEAVRHRIAKRPDFDRIKDLPSPTAYVWLDWEGDEAPTIRLHRGAETATDLSPILQAHFDATGRFRQRVPDDFLRFVERVAGRADLEIGEDALAHARRLAEDAARAVRAAEIGERIRAGGGRLPDVRAKLYPYQVEGVAFLAGRGRALLADDMGLGKTLQAIAAAYWLHRHDGVERNLIVCPASLKRQWAREIEKFTGAQAQVIEGPTATRGVQYRKGPGFYVLNYELVLRDLELINAELCPDLLILDEAQRIKNWRTKVASAVKRIGSRYAFVLTGTPLENRLEDLYSLMQVIDPRVLGPLWRYMVDFHITDERGKVLGYRNLSELCRDRSLVRDQLPERIVQRVDVPMSDKQRAIHDDAVQAARQLAQIMRRRPLTPGEQNRMRTALQRARMACDAAALVDKEDTDAPKLDELCRMSGLKAVVFSQWERMTEQVEQRVRRLGQRRPGEATGGLLVVLDRVDDGDEAVVDDLSEGVPTALIDRRTLASLGRLGAASPIAAAEPVYEPAEIPGDDLAVAAEHPLSRKAREGLEAARLLIQQSCPGPALDLLLGALLAAAARRAGRDEPPTPQQAGIWLYGEALPEGRLGPDDAALLMRALALAQGAAAIPEPLLTALADAAAAFIEAQADPSRRV, from the coding sequence GTGGACATCCGCTCGCTCGCCCGGCGCGGCAACCACTGCACCTGCCCGGACTTCGCGACCAACCAGCTCGGCACCTGCAAGCACATCGAGGCGGTGCGCCACCGCATCGCCAAGCGGCCCGATTTCGACCGGATCAAGGACCTGCCTTCGCCGACTGCCTATGTCTGGCTCGACTGGGAGGGTGACGAGGCCCCGACGATCCGGCTGCATCGCGGCGCCGAGACGGCCACCGATCTGAGTCCGATCCTGCAGGCCCATTTCGATGCGACCGGGCGGTTTCGCCAGCGCGTCCCCGACGACTTCCTGCGCTTTGTGGAACGCGTTGCCGGGCGCGCCGACCTGGAGATCGGCGAGGACGCGCTCGCCCATGCCCGCCGGCTCGCCGAGGACGCCGCACGCGCGGTGCGCGCCGCCGAGATCGGCGAGCGGATCCGCGCCGGCGGCGGCCGGCTACCGGACGTGCGTGCCAAGCTCTATCCGTACCAGGTCGAGGGCGTCGCCTTCCTCGCCGGGCGCGGCCGTGCCCTGTTGGCCGACGACATGGGCCTCGGCAAGACCCTCCAGGCCATCGCGGCGGCCTATTGGCTGCATCGCCACGACGGCGTCGAGCGCAACCTGATCGTCTGTCCGGCCTCGCTCAAACGCCAGTGGGCCAGGGAGATCGAGAAGTTCACCGGCGCCCAGGCCCAGGTCATCGAGGGGCCGACGGCGACCCGCGGCGTGCAGTACCGCAAGGGCCCCGGCTTCTACGTGCTCAACTACGAGCTGGTCCTGCGCGACCTCGAGCTGATCAACGCCGAGCTGTGCCCGGACCTGCTGATCCTCGACGAGGCGCAGCGCATCAAGAATTGGCGCACCAAGGTCGCGAGCGCGGTGAAGCGCATCGGCTCGCGCTACGCCTTCGTGCTGACCGGCACGCCGCTGGAGAACCGCCTCGAGGACCTCTACAGCCTGATGCAGGTCATCGACCCGCGGGTCCTCGGTCCGCTGTGGCGCTACATGGTCGACTTCCACATCACCGACGAGCGCGGCAAGGTCCTCGGTTACCGCAACCTCTCGGAGCTGTGCCGCGACCGCTCGTTGGTCCGCGACCAGCTGCCCGAGCGCATCGTCCAGCGCGTCGACGTGCCGATGTCGGACAAGCAGCGGGCGATCCACGACGACGCCGTACAGGCCGCCAGGCAGCTCGCCCAAATCATGCGGCGCCGGCCGCTGACGCCCGGCGAGCAGAACCGGATGAGGACCGCCCTGCAGCGCGCCCGGATGGCCTGCGATGCCGCCGCCCTGGTCGACAAGGAGGATACGGACGCGCCCAAGCTCGACGAGCTCTGTCGGATGTCCGGCCTCAAGGCGGTCGTCTTCTCGCAGTGGGAGCGGATGACCGAGCAGGTCGAGCAGCGCGTGCGGCGCCTCGGCCAGCGCCGGCCCGGCGAGGCGACCGGCGGCCTGCTCGTCGTGCTCGATCGGGTCGATGACGGCGACGAGGCGGTAGTCGACGACCTGTCCGAGGGCGTGCCCACGGCCCTGATCGACCGCCGCACGCTCGCCAGCCTGGGCCGCCTCGGCGCCGCCTCGCCGATCGCCGCGGCCGAGCCCGTCTACGAGCCGGCCGAGATCCCTGGTGACGACCTGGCCGTCGCCGCCGAGCACCCGCTGTCCCGCAAGGCGCGCGAGGGCCTGGAAGCGGCCCGCCTGCTGATCCAGCAGTCCTGCCCGGGGCCGGCGCTGGACCTACTGCTCGGCGCGCTGCTCGCCGCCGCGGCCCGGCGCGCCGGCCGCGACGAGCCGCCGACGCCGCAGCAGGCCGGCATCTGGCTCTACGGCGAGGCCCTGCCCGAAGGCCGGCTCGGGCCGGACGACGCCGCCCTGCTGATGCGGGCGTTGGCCCTCGCCCAAGGTGCCGCTGCCATCCCCGAGCCCCTGCTCACGGCCCTGGCCGACGCCGCCGCGGCCTTCATCGAGGCCCAAGCCGACCCGAGCCGTCGGGTCTGA
- a CDS encoding type II toxin-antitoxin system RelE/ParE family toxin yields MRIFKNAWFERFARKQKIRDEMLREAVRRAERGLIDADLGGGVIKQRVARPGQGRAGGYRTLILYCQRHRAFFVYGFAKNQQANISDEEEAAFKKAARHVLKLTDEQLYALILKGQFSEVEHDGETVS; encoded by the coding sequence ATGAGGATCTTCAAGAACGCTTGGTTCGAGCGCTTTGCGCGCAAACAGAAGATCCGGGATGAGATGTTACGCGAAGCCGTCCGTCGAGCGGAGCGGGGTCTAATCGATGCCGATCTCGGCGGTGGAGTCATTAAACAGCGTGTGGCTCGCCCTGGACAGGGCCGCGCTGGAGGCTACCGGACCTTGATTTTGTACTGCCAGAGGCATCGTGCCTTCTTTGTCTATGGCTTCGCCAAAAACCAGCAGGCCAACATCAGCGACGAGGAAGAAGCCGCATTCAAGAAGGCGGCGCGGCACGTCCTCAAGCTGACGGACGAACAACTTTATGCGCTGATCCTAAAGGGTCAATTCTCGGAGGTTGAACACGATGGCGAAACAGTATCGTAG
- a CDS encoding type II toxin-antitoxin system VapC family toxin: protein MSGWLLDTNVLSELRRKKPSPAVVDFVSAQSLDSLFVSEVTFAEIRFGIELVSEPTRRAELRQWLDHRLRPMFAHRVLAITEDILLDWRLIIEAGRKVGHTFSHPDVLIAATASRHGLAVVTRDPSDFVAAGVTAIDPWIAKAP from the coding sequence ATGAGTGGCTGGCTGTTGGATACCAATGTGCTCTCGGAGTTACGGCGAAAGAAGCCGTCACCCGCCGTCGTCGACTTCGTCAGCGCACAATCCCTGGATAGCCTCTTCGTCAGCGAGGTGACCTTCGCCGAGATCCGATTCGGAATCGAATTGGTATCCGAGCCAACTCGTCGTGCCGAGCTCAGGCAATGGCTAGATCATCGCCTCAGGCCCATGTTTGCGCACCGGGTGTTGGCCATCACCGAAGACATCCTGCTGGATTGGCGTCTCATCATCGAGGCCGGTCGAAAGGTCGGGCATACTTTCAGCCACCCGGACGTCCTGATCGCAGCTACGGCGTCTCGACATGGCTTGGCGGTGGTGACGCGAGACCCCAGCGACTTTGTCGCTGCGGGCGTGACCGCCATCGATCCCTGGATAGCCAAGGCGCCCTAG
- a CDS encoding DUF192 domain-containing protein, whose translation MTVSPLRLLSAALLLGLAAATTAAPLPQAEIAVGPQPLAVELAVTPDDRRQGLMYRPSLPADQGMLFVFPNDRRRCMWMRNTRIPLSVAFIAADGTIVNLADMAPLDDATHCSRGPIRYALEVNRGWFAEHGIAADDQIDGLQELPSAH comes from the coding sequence ATGACCGTATCGCCACTCCGCCTTCTGTCAGCCGCCCTGCTCCTCGGCCTCGCCGCCGCGACGACGGCGGCGCCGCTGCCGCAGGCCGAGATCGCCGTCGGCCCCCAGCCGCTCGCCGTCGAGCTGGCCGTCACGCCGGACGATCGCCGACAGGGCCTCATGTACCGCCCATCGCTGCCGGCCGACCAGGGGATGCTCTTCGTCTTCCCGAATGACCGCCGCCGCTGCATGTGGATGCGCAACACCCGCATCCCGCTGTCGGTCGCCTTCATCGCCGCCGACGGGACCATCGTCAACCTCGCCGACATGGCCCCGCTCGACGACGCGACCCACTGCTCGCGCGGACCGATACGCTACGCCCTGGAGGTCAATCGCGGCTGGTTCGCCGAGCACGGCATCGCCGCCGACGATCAGATCGATGGACTGCAAGAGTTGCCGTCAGCCCACTAA